From the genome of Bacteroides sp. MSB163, one region includes:
- a CDS encoding SU10 major capsid protein → MKVFSFLKREKWTVLSVLLTLICVFVGGGVLMADATVITPGSTPSPGNAGEPTQLPGSPTTVSGVSDATGGVGGGNLIQPDIDDDIFLIGTDETVLDGIMRKAKKKVRVTGFEVDHFVIDEQKSSVFTTEDYTSAGDQQAPISVPSDDRGLFQENGTVLVKGVNGYTEDGKTEIKGVDLMLFITGKDSSGKPIVMAINGPKTNEGDAYCKLPSIPKGTEIVILTNACAETQKEVAPDVVFPTPKRVYLQKTIMNEVVSDYFDAQKKRIPFNEAQIAEAMIKQHRRKNNRSLWVSHKGKLMVDRGKMGRQLVYTTEGIRWQFKREYEHIGPWTFADIIALAKLKFTGQNCSKEAWWLMGRDLLEQIQNIDFTKHKDITMTSDQQWGFSCTKLHTVFGDFYLKHEPTLDYLGYSCSGGILDMSGIVRYYIKNEETSSEKIEGEEAKRKAIISINALALKGYSHIWVNGEDIDGDNIPGASAITNWSNATDAPENPKLNDVIYLTVACAGITASKAGDIYQYNGTSWEKYSGVIYAQN, encoded by the coding sequence ATGAAAGTATTTAGTTTTTTGAAAAGAGAGAAATGGACGGTTCTTTCCGTCCTGTTGACGCTTATTTGCGTCTTTGTTGGTGGCGGTGTACTTATGGCTGATGCTACTGTAATTACACCGGGTTCCACACCATCTCCGGGAAATGCAGGCGAACCTACTCAATTACCAGGTAGCCCTACAACTGTTTCCGGAGTATCAGATGCTACTGGAGGTGTTGGTGGAGGCAATCTTATCCAACCGGATATTGATGACGATATTTTCCTGATTGGTACGGATGAAACCGTCTTGGATGGTATCATGCGTAAAGCCAAGAAGAAAGTTCGCGTTACAGGGTTTGAAGTGGACCACTTTGTTATCGATGAACAGAAATCTTCTGTGTTCACTACTGAAGATTATACTTCTGCTGGTGACCAGCAAGCTCCTATCAGTGTCCCTTCGGATGATCGTGGATTATTCCAAGAAAATGGTACGGTGTTGGTGAAAGGAGTCAACGGATATACCGAAGATGGAAAAACGGAAATCAAGGGAGTGGATCTTATGCTGTTTATTACCGGAAAAGATTCGAGTGGTAAACCTATTGTTATGGCAATTAACGGCCCGAAGACGAATGAAGGGGATGCTTATTGCAAACTTCCTTCAATTCCAAAGGGTACAGAAATCGTTATTTTGACGAATGCATGTGCCGAAACTCAGAAGGAAGTTGCTCCTGATGTTGTATTCCCGACCCCTAAACGAGTATACCTACAGAAGACTATCATGAATGAGGTGGTTTCTGACTATTTTGATGCTCAAAAGAAACGTATTCCTTTTAACGAAGCTCAAATCGCTGAGGCTATGATTAAGCAACACCGCAGAAAGAATAATCGTTCTTTATGGGTGAGCCATAAGGGCAAATTGATGGTTGATCGTGGCAAAATGGGGCGTCAGTTGGTATATACTACCGAAGGTATTCGTTGGCAATTTAAGCGTGAGTATGAACACATCGGTCCGTGGACATTTGCTGATATTATTGCTTTGGCAAAATTGAAGTTCACAGGTCAGAACTGTTCTAAGGAAGCATGGTGGCTTATGGGACGTGATTTGCTGGAACAAATTCAGAATATTGATTTTACCAAGCATAAGGATATCACAATGACTTCCGATCAGCAATGGGGATTCTCATGTACGAAACTTCACACCGTGTTTGGAGATTTCTATTTGAAACATGAACCGACTTTGGATTATCTGGGGTATTCTTGTAGTGGTGGTATTCTTGATATGTCCGGTATCGTTCGCTATTATATCAAGAACGAAGAAACCAGTTCTGAAAAGATTGAGGGTGAAGAGGCTAAGAGAAAAGCTATCATCTCTATCAACGCTTTGGCGTTGAAAGGCTATTCTCATATCTGGGTCAATGGTGAGGATATTGATGGTGATAATATTCCCGGTGCTTCTGCTATCACTAATTGGAGTAACGCCACTGACGCACCTGAAAATCCGAAGTTGAATGATGTCATTTATTTAACTGTTGCTTGTGCCGGTATTACCGCTTCAAAGGCTGGTGATATTTATCAGTATAATGGTACTTCTTGGGAGAAATATTCGGGTGTAATTTACGCTCAAAACTGA
- a CDS encoding rhomboid family intramembrane serine protease, whose translation MIFIIFLVFIYSIGFYCDTTQLGIYNGCEWWNYITYSFVHTNFFHLSINSALFLFYWKRLRDFNLYIIIPILTITSILSAIFATYQEPTVGASAIVLSMVGIITAGIERHYMPKVILLLAFSFLTTGLFAPHINTLIHVYSFLISFAISLLSRRFIYDRK comes from the coding sequence ATGATATTTATCATTTTCCTTGTATTCATATACTCCATTGGCTTTTATTGCGACACTACGCAATTAGGTATATATAATGGGTGCGAATGGTGGAACTATATTACTTATAGCTTTGTCCACACTAATTTTTTCCATCTAAGTATTAATTCTGCATTATTCTTGTTTTACTGGAAAAGGCTCAGGGACTTCAACCTATATATAATTATACCAATATTAACTATAACTTCTATTCTCTCAGCAATCTTTGCAACCTATCAGGAACCGACAGTCGGAGCCTCTGCAATAGTTTTATCTATGGTGGGCATCATTACTGCCGGAATAGAAAGACATTATATGCCGAAAGTCATTCTTCTACTCGCATTCTCATTTCTAACCACGGGCTTATTCGCTCCACATATAAATACGCTTATCCACGTATATAGCTTTCTAATATCATTTGCGATAAGCCTCTTATCCAGGAGGTTTATATATGACCGTAAATGA